From the genome of Vitis riparia cultivar Riparia Gloire de Montpellier isolate 1030 chromosome 2, EGFV_Vit.rip_1.0, whole genome shotgun sequence:
ACCCAATCCAGCTGAGCATGATTGCAATAAAACTGTTTTAGACCTTTTCTTGCAGCAATTCACTggttgtttatttgtttgtgtgACAGTAAGGAAGAAATTTTATTGGAGGAACAACCCAAAGGCTCTGCTATCACCATAAGAGAACAATTTGAACTTGACGATTTGTTAATGGAAATGACATCATTGAAGGAAAAGAACAAATCCATGGAAGGTGAACTGAAGGAAATGCAAGAGAGATATTCAGAGATAAGTCTCAAGTTTGCAGAGGTAGAAGGGGAAAGGCAACAGCTGGTAATGACAGTTCGCAACCTCAAGAATGCTAAGAAGGGCTAAATTTTTTTCCCTGAATTACAGGAAGCTGGACACCATGTATAGATTAATCAGCAGGCTGTCTCTATTGGAGTCTTGGCAAGAATAAAACATTATGTATATGGGTTATATATAGATCAATATCTTCCTCTCTTTCAAGTTctatttgtcataatacaaaaaatacaagTAGTTTCGAGTGTAGGTTTTGCTTCCCTGGGCCGATGCACGCTTCTGTAATGTCATTAAATCTTGTCTTGACAAATGTTATATTCctataattaatatattcttttcattttttgtggTGAAAATGATTCACATTAGCagtttttttctcctctttgctagTAATATTGGTATGAATGACTCAATTGAACTTCTGAAGGCTTAACATCAACCACCTTGAGGGCTTAGCACCAACCACTTTCAACCATGCCTGTTCGATCCATTTCACTCCACTATAATTCAAAAGCCACCAACTCTTTACTAGATTTCACAAATCAGAACATGCATAcccttcttattttattttgtttagctGTACTATTTGTAGCAATTTGATATTCTCCAAGCACTTGAGAGATTTTTTGCCATTTTGCTTGATTTGTACAGAACCTCGTCTTGGGTGTTGTTTTCACCGTTTAGGTGACAATCCATTGATGTGAAAACCCTGATTTGAAATGATGGGTTGATGCTCTTTATTGACCATTTTTGCAgcaaattttcaatatctcGTAATGCAAATTAGGTCTGTTTGTCAACTTGGGCTCTATGAGGTCTAAACAAGTCTCCAAGAAGTTATCATGCCAGGCATGAGAAATTTCTTTACACAGAATTTTACAAATGCTGTAAGAGCCCTCTAGGCCCTCTTTCAATATGGTACAAATGGACAAAATTCCGAATCAAATCTCAAAAATGTATAGCAGACTATTCCATCTAATTTCCCATTCCTTATGCTTGCTGCTAGGTGTTGTCAAAAACTCAACATCTCATTGACATCAACCCCTAAATCTCCTCAAAACTACTATTATTTCCATCGGCTCCAGGCCAGACTTCATGGGTGATTTCAAAGGGTTGTCGCTCTCCATCACTCAGTGTGAAGTTGATGAAACTCTGGATGACCCTAGCCCTCGTGAACTTCGTGTGCCCTCGACTCAGCTTTACAAATTTCATGGTCAGAAATTCGTTTCACATTCTATGGTGGATCAGTCCATATACTGCCACAAGAGCCATGACAAGGGAATGATCAACATGGGGCTCCACCACCAAGTTTAGTACATCTTCTCCCAACACTACCCCTGAAGATGTTTGTTTTTGCTCTACCTGCATGTTCACCCACAACAAAACTCATCTTTAGTCATTTGTATTAATGCGTTCATAACAAATCCCATTTCCATGGTAGAAAAATGAACTTTAGATTAAAGCCAAAAGGCTCACCTCTGCAACAAGTCCTCCTTGGCTGTCTACTATCTTGAATGATGATTTACCAGTCAGGCCTTGTATTCTGTAGCAATATGATTGAGCTTCATTAGGCCTCACAGTCACTTGACATGATGAACCTCCTCCCAGAATTCTGCAATTTTTTCTAACTTGAAACCATGGCTTCTGATTGTTCCCTTTTGAACCATTGCTTTTATACCCCTCCCATCTTCCAAAAACACGGAGTTTCTGCACAGATTAATTAAAACGAAGAAAACCCGAATGAGTTTAGTCTTGAAAATCCATAAGTCAATCTTAAGTACAGCAGCTCATGATCATTCAAACTACAATATCACTTACCCTTTGAAGTATGGTGAAGAGAACTTTGCCTTGAAGATCCATGAGATAAACTTCACTGCTGCACTTCTTATCATAATTATCAATTCTATAAACAATCTCCCCATCTGAATTGAAGACAGTGCATCCATTTCCTCGTATGACAAGTGACTTCATCCATATAGTGAATGCTTCTCTCTTTGAAGTGATACAAGAATCAGAAGGTGGAGAAGGAGGAGCAGCAGTAAATGTTTGAGGGTGGACCTTGGCCATctgaaggaaaaggaaaaggaaaaggaaaaggaacaGACTCCCTTGTGAATGAAGAGAGCTCTAGCCTCTAGAGCCTTTAAATGTACATAAAAAAACTGGCATATGACGAGTCGGGTGTTAAAATAATCATCTTCAAATGTGATTTCGCGTACCGGGAAAATACAAAGAAGCCCAGATACTGGAGTAGGACATAAGGGTATGCTTTTATTAATCTGGTGGACTTTGCCACGTTTATGGCCTGCGGATAGACAATGGGAGAATGCACTCCTTGTTTGTTTGAGTATAATCATAATGGAGATCCCTTTGGATCTATTGAACCTGTTGTCTACAGACATGAGCATTAAACAAACAGATTAGGAACATGGGGGGCCTTCTTTTGGCATTATTTCTAAGCTGTTGATGTCATATGGGGGCATAAAATACAATTAGTTTTCCATTTTTGTATTGGTTTATCATCTTAGAATAAGTCACCTCTTTTGATTCAACCCTTATCAGTTCGGCCTTGTACTAAATTAAATTGGGGAGTTTATCATGACTGAGAAGGACATGGGCCAATACCATACATGGGCGGTGGTTGTGCTGAGTAAACTAATGTATCCTGCCTGAAACTCAGGTCTATATGTTTAATAGTTTGCTATTGGAAGTGatttagggtatgtttggttattgttttctgttcttgaaaataaaaaacttgtttggggaAAAaggtgtgtttttattttttgtgttttctgtgttctcaaaaaccattttttttaaaacaaaaaaaaaaagatattttcattgttaaaagaatatattgtttttcgtgttttctcttccttctttttgtgttttcttaactgttttttatgtttctataAAGGTGAGTTCCACCCAATCACCACACCCTCACCCGTAaacctttcttcttccttaaattattgaaattaatatatttacacaTGGTGATAAAGTCAttctttgtttaagaaaattataattagtgaaaaaatttttaaatggaataatttttttttaatttaaatgaattgggcatatgaaaattatttaaataattataatatcaagttaatggaataaaatactttatttattaatttttaaaaaataacttttaaatatatatattttttattttacttattctaaaaaacttttttattaattcaaccaaactttttttttttttaagaacaaaaaatgtttTCCAGATTCAGttccaaacacattttttttcttctaaaaacataaaaactttttttttttaaattgttataaaaaacagcaaccaaataAGCCCTTAGAGTTCTTTTCACAGTGTTTTCAAAAGTTACTATAAAGAAAAAACGTTTCTATTAAAAGCTTTTCAAAGGGGATATGATTAAACGTATATTTTGaacctatttgataatgattttaaaaaacgtttttaatatttgaaattttttatcaaatgttaaaaaacttagaaacattttctaaaattaatgtTAGACCCGTTCTTATTATTGGAGGTACCTTTCTTTTTGTCAAAGTTTGGAACATCAATTCACACAATTAAACAAATCGTACTTAGATTCAAagaaaaaacaggaaaaaagcTGAAATCAGGGGAAACACA
Proteins encoded in this window:
- the LOC117932974 gene encoding protein LURP-one-related 11-like, which produces MAKVHPQTFTAAPPSPPSDSCITSKREAFTIWMKSLVIRGNGCTVFNSDGEIVYRIDNYDKKCSSEVYLMDLQGKVLFTILQRKLRVFGRWEGYKSNGSKGNNQKPWFQVRKNCRILGGGSSCQVTVRPNEAQSYCYRIQGLTGKSSFKIVDSQGGLVAEVEQKQTSSGVVLGEDVLNLVVEPHVDHSLVMALVAVYGLIHHRM